One Syntrophales bacterium genomic region harbors:
- a CDS encoding DUF3883 domain-containing protein, protein MEGRFRDGVHVTDVSDLMRRMVKENLLKFDGTHLFPERIAYTVPYKLSEAEAQLYKAVTDYVREEFNRAEALANDKRAGTVGFALMILQRRLASSPEAIYQSLRRRRERLESRLREMEVLQRGCGTAPMPQPDLPVLDAEDVEDLEDAPDNEVQAAEEEILDQATAARSIAELKAEIETLKGLEVLALSVRRSGTDTKWRELSSLLCEIFTTAAVSGSVTEAIKPYGAGVIPRPTPSMHQKLVLFTEHRDTLNYLENRIATLLGRSEAVVIIHGGMGREERMKAQESFRHDPAVQVLLATDAAGEGINLQRAHLMVNYDLPWNPNRIEQRFGRIHRIGQTEVCHLWNLVAEETREGDVYRKLLEKLEQARQTLGGQVFDVLGKFQFEGKLLRDLLIEAIRYGDQPEVKARLTTVVEHALDRDHFQELLEDHALAHDTMDASRVQRIRKDMERAEARRLQPHYIESFFLEAFRYLGGSARQREPRRYEVTHVPAPVRNRDRLIGIGEPVLPRYERIAFEKPLVAPQGQPLAAFMCPGHPLLDSVIDLTLERHRDLLKRGAVLVDERDPGTRPRVMFYLEHAIQDASLTRSGERRVVSRRMLYVELDADGATRHLNYAPYLDYRPLAKDEPSVEDLLDRSECAWITRDLEKKAQGHAVVNVVPEHLAEVRGPKLVLIAKTEAAVKERLTKEITYWDHRAEELKLQEQAGKTGSRLNSGEARKRADLLQGRLQKRLEDLKLEAQISPLPPVVLGGMLVVPRGLLAAIAGSSDVPSAEEQARCLRFQADTQASAARARAIVMEIERSLGFEPTDREFEKLGYDVESGVPGTGKLRFIEVKGRVTGAPTITVTRNEILYSLNKPENFILAIVEFIDGDSHRVHYIRQPFQREPDFGVTSVSYDFAELLARAEAPS, encoded by the coding sequence ATGGAGGGTCGCTTCCGTGACGGGGTGCATGTGACCGATGTCTCCGATCTGATGCGCCGGATGGTGAAGGAAAACCTCCTCAAGTTCGACGGTACGCACCTGTTTCCCGAGCGCATTGCCTATACCGTGCCCTACAAGCTTTCCGAAGCCGAGGCCCAACTCTACAAGGCGGTGACCGACTACGTGCGCGAGGAGTTCAACCGTGCCGAGGCGCTTGCGAATGATAAACGGGCCGGGACCGTTGGCTTTGCGCTGATGATTCTGCAGCGGAGGCTCGCTTCCTCGCCCGAAGCGATCTATCAATCGCTCCGCCGCCGTCGCGAACGACTGGAAAGCAGATTGCGCGAGATGGAGGTTCTTCAGCGCGGATGTGGAACTGCGCCGATGCCTCAGCCCGACCTTCCGGTACTGGATGCCGAGGATGTCGAAGACCTTGAAGATGCCCCGGACAACGAAGTCCAGGCTGCCGAGGAGGAGATTCTCGATCAGGCGACCGCGGCACGGTCCATTGCTGAGCTGAAGGCCGAGATCGAGACATTGAAGGGGCTGGAGGTCCTGGCGCTTAGCGTCCGGCGCAGCGGTACGGATACGAAGTGGCGTGAGCTCTCCTCACTCCTGTGTGAGATTTTTACCACCGCTGCTGTTTCCGGCAGCGTGACCGAAGCGATCAAACCTTATGGCGCCGGAGTTATTCCCCGGCCCACACCCTCAATGCATCAGAAGCTCGTTCTCTTCACCGAGCACCGCGACACCCTGAATTATCTCGAAAACCGCATCGCCACGCTGCTCGGCCGCAGTGAGGCGGTGGTCATCATCCACGGCGGCATGGGCCGCGAGGAGCGCATGAAGGCGCAGGAATCCTTCCGGCACGATCCGGCGGTGCAGGTGCTTCTGGCCACCGATGCTGCCGGCGAAGGTATCAACCTCCAGCGGGCCCACCTGATGGTCAACTATGACCTTCCGTGGAACCCCAATCGCATCGAGCAGCGCTTTGGGCGCATCCACCGGATCGGTCAGACGGAAGTATGCCACCTCTGGAACCTGGTTGCCGAAGAGACCCGGGAAGGCGACGTTTATCGCAAGCTCCTGGAGAAGCTGGAGCAGGCCCGCCAAACCCTCGGCGGCCAGGTATTCGACGTGCTCGGCAAGTTCCAGTTCGAAGGCAAATTGCTGCGGGATCTTCTGATCGAGGCTATCCGTTACGGCGATCAGCCTGAAGTAAAAGCTCGCCTCACAACGGTCGTGGAGCACGCGCTCGACCGCGACCACTTCCAGGAACTGCTCGAAGACCACGCCCTTGCCCACGACACCATGGACGCGAGCCGCGTCCAACGCATCCGAAAGGACATGGAACGGGCAGAGGCCCGCCGCCTGCAGCCACACTATATCGAGTCTTTTTTCCTCGAAGCTTTCCGCTATTTAGGAGGATCGGCCAGGCAGCGGGAGCCGCGCCGCTACGAGGTCACCCATGTCCCGGCCCCGGTGCGCAATCGCGATCGCCTGATCGGTATCGGCGAACCGGTTTTGCCGCGTTATGAACGCATTGCCTTCGAAAAACCGCTGGTAGCGCCTCAAGGCCAGCCGCTGGCCGCCTTTATGTGTCCGGGGCACCCGCTGCTCGATTCGGTCATCGATCTGACCCTCGAGCGCCACCGTGATCTCTTGAAGCGCGGCGCAGTGCTGGTGGATGAACGCGACCCGGGCACCCGGCCGCGCGTGATGTTCTATCTGGAGCATGCGATCCAGGACGCAAGCCTTACGCGCTCGGGAGAGCGCCGCGTCGTCTCCAGGAGGATGCTCTATGTGGAGCTCGACGCCGACGGCGCCACGCGCCATCTGAATTATGCCCCCTATCTCGATTATCGGCCTCTGGCCAAGGACGAGCCGAGTGTCGAAGACCTGCTTGATCGGTCCGAGTGCGCCTGGATAACCCGGGATCTGGAAAAGAAGGCTCAGGGCCACGCAGTTGTGAACGTCGTTCCCGAACATCTGGCGGAGGTACGGGGTCCCAAGCTTGTCCTGATTGCCAAGACCGAGGCAGCGGTCAAGGAGCGGCTCACCAAGGAGATCACTTACTGGGATCATCGTGCGGAGGAGCTTAAACTTCAGGAGCAGGCCGGCAAGACCGGCAGCCGGCTCAATTCAGGCGAGGCTCGCAAACGGGCTGACCTGCTTCAGGGGCGTTTGCAGAAGCGTCTTGAAGATCTGAAACTCGAAGCCCAGATATCACCGTTGCCGCCGGTGGTGCTGGGCGGAATGCTGGTGGTACCGAGAGGGCTTCTTGCTGCCATTGCCGGGAGTTCGGACGTACCGTCCGCAGAGGAGCAGGCAAGATGCCTGCGCTTTCAGGCCGATACACAGGCCAGTGCGGCGCGCGCTCGCGCCATCGTCATGGAGATCGAGCGCAGTCTCGGCTTCGAGCCAACCGATCGCGAATTTGAGAAACTCGGCTACGATGTCGAGAGCGGTGTGCCGGGCACCGGCAAGCTGCGCTTCATCGAGGTGAAGGGTCGTGTAACCGGCGCGCCGACGATCACGGTAACCCGCAACGAAATCCTCTATTCTCTCAACAAGCCCGAGAACTTCATCCTCGCCATCGTGGAATTCATCGACGGCGACTCACACCGAGTCCACTATATAAGACAGCCCTTCCAGCGCGAGCCGGACTTCGGCGTGACAAGCGTGAGCTACGATTTCGCCGAGCTGCTGGCGCGGGCAGAGGCACCGTCATAA
- a CDS encoding ATP-binding protein, translating to MSQRLRVMPAVVVTGARQTGKSTLVKVLTQEKRSYFSLDDMDVFELARENPESLVGSAMNVTLDEVQREPDLLIAVKRAIDSDRQSGRFLLTGSANLLLMQGVSESLAGRASYLTLWPMTRREQLGLGRCGMWEELVAANDVQWPDLLSVDTSGPEDWQEFARRGGFPTPAVHMSQAEDRMVWFDGYVRTYLERDLQMLSSIAALPDFRRLMRAACFRLGQLVNQTEMARDLSLKQPTIHRYLNLLETSYLLIRLPAYSVNRTKRLLKSPKLYWGDVGLAMHLSGMAEPTGAHLENLILLDLLVWQCGRLLNTEILYWRTTTGEEVDLVIETEGKVLPIEIKSTSRPRVRDAANLIAFQHEYGKDARAGLLLHNGTEIEWLTPTVLAAPWWKVI from the coding sequence TTGAGCCAACGTTTACGCGTGATGCCTGCCGTTGTGGTTACCGGCGCCCGTCAGACTGGCAAGAGCACCCTGGTAAAGGTGCTTACGCAGGAAAAGCGTTCCTATTTTTCCCTGGATGACATGGATGTCTTCGAACTGGCGAGGGAAAATCCCGAATCACTGGTTGGTAGTGCGATGAACGTGACCCTCGATGAGGTGCAACGGGAACCCGACCTGCTAATCGCCGTAAAACGGGCGATTGATTCCGACCGGCAGTCCGGCCGATTTCTGCTGACCGGATCGGCTAATCTGCTCCTGATGCAGGGAGTATCCGAATCGCTCGCCGGTCGCGCCAGCTACCTTACCCTCTGGCCGATGACCCGGCGGGAGCAACTGGGCCTTGGCCGGTGTGGCATGTGGGAAGAACTGGTCGCGGCGAATGACGTCCAATGGCCCGATCTCCTCAGCGTAGACACATCTGGCCCGGAAGACTGGCAGGAATTTGCCCGACGCGGCGGATTTCCCACGCCCGCCGTCCACATGTCCCAGGCAGAGGATAGGATGGTCTGGTTCGATGGGTACGTTCGGACCTACCTGGAACGGGACCTTCAGATGCTTTCCTCCATCGCCGCCCTGCCTGATTTTCGCCGGCTGATGCGGGCAGCCTGTTTTCGTCTCGGGCAGCTCGTAAACCAGACGGAAATGGCCCGCGATCTATCACTGAAACAGCCCACGATACACCGCTATCTGAATTTACTGGAAACTTCGTACCTCCTGATTCGCTTGCCGGCCTATTCGGTGAACCGTACGAAACGTCTCCTCAAGTCTCCCAAGCTGTACTGGGGCGACGTCGGACTGGCGATGCACCTTTCCGGAATGGCCGAACCGACTGGCGCTCACCTCGAAAATCTGATTCTGCTTGATCTGCTGGTATGGCAATGCGGTCGGCTTCTGAACACGGAGATTCTCTATTGGCGGACGACGACGGGCGAAGAAGTGGATTTGGTAATCGAGACGGAGGGGAAGGTGCTGCCCATCGAGATTAAATCAACGTCCCGCCCCAGGGTGCGGGACGCTGCGAATCTGATTGCCTTCCAGCATGAGTACGGCAAAGATGCGCGCGCAGGGCTGCTGCTGCACAATGGCACGGAGATCGAATGGTTGACGCCCACCGTGCTGGCCGCGCCGTGGTGGAAGGTGATTTGA
- a CDS encoding putative DNA binding domain-containing protein, translating to MKINDLLSSITLGEDSTRQFNANVKNNDALASEMAAFANSEGGTIYIGVGNDGSTPGLTREDVARINQLISNVASQHVRSPLTVQTENVGLPNGSIVIVLTVPRGIDKPYFDKNGVIWLKCGADKRRINSKEELRRLFQISDQFHADELPTRAGIDKLDKLRFRDFLRDVYKQEYPDSPAELLRLLQNMNLATAEGMLNLAGVLLFAERPEWIKPQFVVKAIRYPGNEIHVSDYIDTEDFSGSLRKMFDDSLAFVMRNLHKVQAGRGVNAPGLPEIPEAVFEELLVNALIHRDYLVSATIRLFIFDNRIEIISPGHLPDNLTVEKIRTGMSNIRNSILVSFVAKGLLPYHGLGSGIKRALEEWPDIDFTDDREVCLFTATVHRKAISGSGELTGLPESAGKTSGKTSGKTSGKTSGKTSGKTSGKILNAIRQNGEITIPELALTIGVTERSIERNIQQLQSDGRLRRVGPAKGGHWEVIEKSEG from the coding sequence ATGAAGATAAACGACCTGCTTTCCAGTATAACTCTCGGCGAAGACAGCACCCGCCAGTTCAATGCCAACGTGAAGAACAACGATGCTCTGGCCTCGGAGATGGCAGCTTTTGCCAATTCCGAAGGCGGGACTATCTACATTGGCGTAGGGAATGATGGCTCCACGCCCGGCCTGACGCGGGAGGATGTCGCCCGGATCAACCAACTCATCAGCAACGTGGCCAGCCAGCATGTGCGAAGCCCGCTCACAGTGCAGACGGAAAATGTAGGCCTTCCCAATGGAAGCATCGTCATCGTTCTGACCGTACCCAGGGGGATTGACAAACCCTATTTCGACAAAAACGGCGTCATCTGGCTGAAATGCGGGGCGGACAAACGGCGGATCAATTCCAAGGAGGAGCTGCGCCGGCTCTTCCAGATTTCCGATCAGTTCCACGCCGATGAATTGCCCACCCGGGCGGGCATCGACAAACTCGACAAGCTGCGTTTTCGCGATTTCCTGCGCGATGTGTACAAGCAGGAATATCCCGACTCGCCCGCCGAACTTCTGCGGCTTTTACAGAACATGAACCTGGCCACCGCTGAGGGGATGCTGAATCTGGCGGGTGTCCTTCTGTTTGCCGAGCGTCCGGAGTGGATCAAACCCCAGTTTGTCGTCAAGGCGATCCGCTATCCGGGAAACGAAATCCACGTCAGCGACTATATCGATACCGAGGATTTTTCCGGTTCCCTGCGCAAGATGTTCGACGATTCCCTGGCGTTTGTCATGCGCAACCTGCACAAGGTGCAGGCCGGGCGCGGCGTCAATGCGCCGGGTCTGCCGGAGATCCCGGAGGCGGTTTTCGAGGAGCTTCTGGTCAATGCCCTGATCCATCGGGACTATCTGGTAAGCGCCACGATTCGTCTTTTCATCTTCGACAACCGCATCGAGATCATCAGCCCCGGCCATCTGCCCGATAACCTCACGGTGGAGAAAATTCGTACGGGGATGTCCAATATCCGCAACTCGATTCTGGTTTCCTTTGTGGCCAAGGGGCTTTTGCCCTATCACGGGCTCGGCTCCGGGATCAAACGGGCGCTGGAGGAATGGCCGGACATCGACTTTACCGATGATCGGGAAGTCTGCCTGTTCACCGCAACGGTTCACCGGAAAGCAATATCTGGTTCGGGAGAACTCACTGGTTTGCCGGAAAGTGCGGGGAAAACGTCGGGGAAAACGTCTGGGAAAACGTCGGGGAAAACGTCGGGGAAAACGTCGGGGAAAACGTCGGGGAAAATTCTGAATGCCATCCGTCAAAATGGTGAAATCACTATTCCGGAGCTGGCTTTGACCATCGGAGTGACGGAGCGATCCATTGAACGGAACATCCAACAGCTACAGAGTGACGGTCGTCTCCGCCGTGTTGGCCCGGCCAAGGGCGGGCATTGGGAAGTGATCGAAAAGAGTGAAGGATAA
- a CDS encoding helix-turn-helix domain-containing protein produces the protein MKKPATSKTPSMVREDILPEYNFDYRKAKPNRFAGRKEDRCETAQPMGTGGGATMSAKLCVFVSSVQKELEDERLIVQNLINTDAFLSAYCTPVLYELEPASPDKALEGCLQSLDGCQVYLLIVGIEYGTPVGGLSITHAEYRRAKKKALPILAFIKGDRSLKRERGTSKLLAELDADGPKFKRFGNIIELQKEVRAALVKLLADKFGIAPSSDEDKIAQQTIEATSSFESQPLARLRWQDLDHEVLRRLIAAAENRDAGSLSAADLLSGASARGLAWRDQGTGLTYATAAGIVLLAKDPSMVFPQCRILADAYRSTEPDGDPRDHEDIRSPMPLAIDRAIAFIDRNTRHPMRIVGLERLRLDEYPVDGLREALVNAVAHRQYEDAGRKIILEIFADRVTLLSPGLPPRPLTLANLRKGKYRPCSRNPVLAQCLSYFHRIEERGSGFRRMHDQMLDHGLDPPLLGTDMGYFQITFPGPGDNVERLRVPEKRLLVTPAIEARLNDRQKAILAYILEHGSVTSGWCRKEFGVAYLTVYRDLTALLELGIVQTTGRGRSTKYIIEGDHG, from the coding sequence ATGAAGAAACCTGCAACGTCTAAAACGCCCTCGATGGTTCGGGAAGACATACTGCCGGAGTATAATTTTGACTACCGGAAGGCCAAGCCCAACCGCTTCGCCGGCAGGAAGGAAGATCGGTGCGAAACTGCACAACCGATGGGCACAGGCGGAGGCGCCACGATGAGTGCGAAACTCTGTGTTTTTGTCAGTTCGGTCCAAAAGGAACTTGAGGACGAGCGCCTTATCGTCCAGAACCTGATTAACACCGACGCTTTCCTATCGGCCTACTGCACGCCCGTACTCTACGAGTTGGAACCGGCTTCCCCGGACAAGGCGCTGGAGGGATGCCTGCAATCGCTCGATGGCTGCCAGGTCTATCTGCTCATAGTAGGTATCGAATACGGCACGCCGGTGGGGGGACTGTCGATTACCCACGCCGAGTACCGACGTGCTAAGAAAAAAGCATTGCCCATACTGGCGTTCATCAAGGGCGACCGCAGCTTAAAAAGGGAGCGGGGGACATCAAAACTTCTTGCTGAACTCGATGCAGACGGGCCGAAATTCAAGCGTTTCGGCAACATCATCGAGCTCCAAAAGGAAGTCCGTGCTGCCTTGGTGAAGCTTCTTGCAGACAAATTCGGCATCGCCCCGTCCAGCGACGAGGATAAGATCGCCCAGCAGACCATAGAGGCCACCTCTTCGTTCGAATCGCAGCCGCTTGCTCGTCTCCGTTGGCAGGATCTTGACCACGAGGTGCTACGCAGATTGATTGCAGCGGCCGAGAACCGAGATGCGGGCAGTCTTTCGGCTGCGGATCTCTTATCCGGCGCCTCTGCTCGCGGCCTTGCCTGGCGTGACCAGGGCACAGGCTTAACCTACGCCACCGCTGCTGGCATTGTTCTCCTTGCCAAGGATCCCTCGATGGTGTTTCCCCAGTGCCGCATTCTCGCCGATGCCTACCGAAGTACTGAACCGGACGGCGACCCGCGGGACCACGAGGACATCCGGTCGCCCATGCCGTTGGCGATCGATCGCGCCATCGCCTTCATCGATCGCAACACCCGCCACCCGATGCGTATCGTCGGGCTCGAACGCCTGCGTCTTGACGAGTACCCTGTCGATGGTCTGCGCGAGGCGCTGGTCAACGCGGTGGCGCACCGCCAGTACGAGGACGCCGGTCGCAAGATCATCCTTGAGATCTTCGCTGATCGAGTCACCCTCTTGAGCCCTGGCCTTCCCCCTCGACCGCTCACGCTCGCCAACTTGCGCAAGGGGAAATACCGCCCCTGTTCGCGAAACCCTGTTCTGGCCCAGTGTCTGTCATACTTTCACCGAATAGAGGAACGCGGCAGCGGCTTCCGCCGGATGCACGACCAGATGCTCGACCACGGGCTCGATCCGCCGCTCCTTGGTACAGACATGGGCTATTTCCAGATTACATTCCCCGGTCCGGGCGATAACGTCGAGCGACTGCGAGTGCCTGAGAAGCGGCTTTTGGTGACCCCGGCGATCGAGGCGCGTCTGAATGATCGGCAAAAGGCGATATTGGCGTATATCCTGGAGCATGGATCGGTCACAAGCGGATGGTGTCGAAAAGAGTTTGGAGTTGCCTACCTGACCGTGTATCGCGACTTGACCGCGCTTCTCGAACTTGGAATCGTTCAAACCACCGGTCGCGGTCGAAGCACGAAATATATCATTGAAGGGGATCATGGTTAA
- a CDS encoding DUF1156 domain-containing protein, giving the protein MAESITGRPKSAGKDLTMGLNRRQTKEVGRKTSENGMNYKKKLIEVVLPLDAINRASAREKSIRHGHPSTLHLWWARRPLAAVLKRFHGTVTLDPARVGRDASRIADEVIAHLSGLVGAKVTVTLEVEADIPSGAPDRVVRTVTENSRTLKFTSQEFEKE; this is encoded by the coding sequence TTGGCGGAATCTATCACCGGTCGTCCGAAATCGGCCGGAAAAGACCTGACGATGGGGCTGAATCGGCGACAAACAAAGGAAGTCGGCCGGAAAACTTCTGAAAACGGCATGAACTATAAGAAAAAACTCATTGAAGTCGTATTGCCGCTGGATGCCATCAACAGGGCGTCGGCTCGGGAGAAGTCTATCCGCCACGGGCATCCGAGCACACTGCATCTCTGGTGGGCGCGGCGGCCCCTGGCGGCGGTGTTGAAACGCTTCCATGGAACCGTGACTCTGGACCCCGCCCGTGTGGGGCGTGACGCCAGCCGTATCGCCGATGAGGTGATTGCCCATCTCTCCGGTCTGGTCGGTGCAAAGGTGACGGTCACGCTGGAGGTGGAGGCGGATATTCCCTCCGGCGCGCCCGATCGTGTGGTTCGCACCGTCACCGAAAACAGCCGGACGCTGAAATTTACAAGCCAGGAATTTGAAAAGGAATAA
- the lnt gene encoding apolipoprotein N-acyltransferase — protein sequence MQRRMLLAALSGGLLFFSFPKFGNGLVAWFALLPLFYALKGSTPAEGFRTGFIAGMIANTGILYWISFVVVQYGGLPIYVGIAVMLLLSAYLSIYTGLFAAGVVFFRKSGRDSLLAVPLVWVILEFARSQLFTGFPWENLGYSQYLNATAIQIADITGVYGISFAIVLVNETIFAILEARPAGSMPIRKLLPVFGVMLLIFFYGYFRLADIKDSLIEAPSAEVVLVQGNIEQSSKWDPRYQSETIDIYASLSLASLPAKGGIIVWPETAAPFFFGYPSPLQKKVMALAQTADRALLFGSPHYEQEGATVAYMNSAYLLEPSGAVAGRYDKVHLVPYGEYVPLKRLFPFIGKLVAGIGDFRSGSDFVPLVSGKRRLGVFICYEGIFPEAARAYKKRGADLLVNITNDAWFGKTSAPYQHLSMTVFRAVETRLYLVRAANTGISAIIAPTGAISSRTAIFTRTVLRGEVKYIDKKTFYAAYGDIFAYICFIMLIAYGIIIRRRTRHAGRNT from the coding sequence TTGCAACGACGAATGCTGCTGGCGGCGCTCTCGGGCGGGCTGCTTTTTTTCTCTTTTCCGAAATTCGGAAACGGCCTGGTTGCCTGGTTTGCCCTCTTGCCGCTGTTTTATGCGCTGAAAGGTTCAACGCCGGCGGAGGGCTTTCGGACGGGCTTCATTGCCGGAATGATTGCCAACACCGGCATTCTTTACTGGATTTCCTTCGTCGTCGTGCAATACGGCGGCCTGCCCATCTATGTCGGCATAGCGGTGATGCTGCTTCTTTCCGCGTACCTGAGCATATACACAGGACTTTTTGCGGCAGGAGTAGTTTTCTTCCGGAAAAGCGGACGCGATTCGCTGCTGGCCGTCCCGCTGGTGTGGGTTATCCTCGAGTTTGCCCGTTCCCAGCTCTTCACCGGTTTTCCCTGGGAAAATCTTGGCTATTCCCAGTATTTGAACGCAACCGCTATCCAGATAGCCGATATTACAGGTGTCTATGGGATATCGTTTGCGATCGTTTTGGTCAATGAGACAATCTTTGCAATTCTGGAAGCGCGTCCGGCAGGCAGTATGCCCATAAGGAAACTGCTGCCGGTGTTTGGCGTCATGCTGCTGATTTTTTTCTACGGTTATTTCCGGCTTGCCGACATTAAAGATTCCCTTATCGAAGCGCCGTCTGCCGAGGTGGTCCTTGTGCAGGGGAATATCGAGCAAAGCAGCAAGTGGGACCCCCGCTACCAATCGGAAACAATAGATATTTATGCCAGCCTTTCCCTCGCTTCGCTTCCGGCAAAAGGGGGCATCATCGTCTGGCCGGAGACGGCGGCGCCGTTTTTTTTCGGTTATCCATCTCCGTTGCAGAAAAAGGTGATGGCGCTGGCCCAGACGGCTGATCGCGCCCTGCTTTTCGGCAGCCCCCATTATGAACAGGAAGGCGCAACTGTAGCCTATATGAACAGCGCCTATCTGCTGGAACCGAGTGGGGCGGTTGCCGGGCGTTATGACAAGGTGCACCTTGTCCCTTATGGCGAATATGTCCCGCTAAAACGGTTATTTCCCTTTATCGGCAAGCTGGTGGCAGGCATCGGCGATTTTCGTTCTGGAAGTGATTTTGTTCCTCTTGTCAGCGGCAAGCGTCGTTTAGGGGTTTTTATCTGTTATGAGGGAATCTTTCCCGAGGCGGCCCGGGCGTACAAAAAGCGCGGCGCCGATCTGCTGGTAAATATCACCAATGACGCCTGGTTTGGAAAAACCTCCGCCCCGTATCAGCATCTGTCGATGACCGTCTTCCGGGCCGTGGAAACCAGGCTCTACCTCGTGCGGGCAGCCAATACCGGAATCAGCGCAATCATCGCTCCCACCGGCGCGATAAGCTCCCGGACGGCCATCTTCACCAGAACAGTTCTGAGGGGTGAAGTAAAATATATTGACAAAAAGACCTTTTATGCGGCATACGGCGACATCTTTGCATATATCTGTTTTATCATGCTGATCGCATATGGAATTATAATAAGAAGGAGAACAAGACATGCAGGAAGAAATACATGA
- the prfB gene encoding peptide chain release factor 2 (programmed frameshift), producing the protein MQEEIHEMLIDLTQRLEKFGDCLDLPEKELRIRELEKELEKAGFWDDPEKAGTLLREKSNLSDIVVKWKGRRESLSDFRGLAEMAAAEKDNKAEEEIKKELAQIDAELRDEELKMMLGSEQDVMNAIMSIHAGAGGTEAQDWAEMILRMYLRWAERKGFQTEIIDYLPGDEAGLKSVSWTLKGEYAYGYAKAEIGIHRLVRISPFDAGARRHTSFASVFVFPEVDDRIIVEIDEKDLRIDTFRSSGAGGQHVNKTDSAIRITHLPTGIVVQCQNERSQHKNKSMAMKYLRSRIYAMKLKEQNEKLAEVNKTKKNINFGSQIRSYVLHPYKMVKDHRTDLETGNVNQVLDGDIDRFIEGYLIQN; encoded by the exons ATGCAGGAAGAAATACATGAAATGCTCATCGATTTAACCCAAAGACTGGAAAAATTTGGGGACTGTCTT GACTTGCCTGAAAAAGAGTTGCGAATAAGGGAACTGGAAAAGGAATTGGAAAAGGCCGGTTTCTGGGATGACCCGGAGAAGGCCGGGACCCTGCTGAGGGAAAAGAGCAATCTGTCGGACATTGTAGTAAAGTGGAAAGGGCGCAGGGAGAGCCTGTCCGATTTTCGGGGACTTGCCGAGATGGCCGCGGCGGAAAAGGACAATAAGGCTGAAGAAGAGATAAAAAAAGAGCTCGCCCAGATCGACGCTGAGCTGCGCGATGAAGAGCTGAAAATGATGCTGGGCTCCGAGCAGGATGTGATGAATGCCATCATGTCGATCCACGCCGGTGCCGGGGGGACCGAGGCGCAGGATTGGGCCGAGATGATCCTGCGGATGTATCTGCGCTGGGCGGAAAGAAAAGGCTTTCAGACCGAGATCATAGATTACCTGCCGGGCGATGAGGCGGGTCTTAAGAGCGTCTCCTGGACGCTCAAGGGCGAGTACGCCTATGGCTACGCGAAGGCGGAGATCGGGATTCACCGGCTTGTGCGAATCTCCCCTTTTGACGCAGGGGCCAGACGGCATACATCCTTTGCGTCCGTCTTCGTCTTCCCGGAGGTTGATGACCGCATTATTGTCGAAATAGATGAAAAAGACCTGCGCATCGACACCTTTCGTTCCTCAGGCGCGGGCGGTCAGCATGTCAACAAGACCGATTCGGCGATCCGTATTACCCATCTGCCGACCGGGATTGTCGTGCAGTGTCAAAATGAGCGTTCGCAGCACAAAAACAAGTCAATGGCCATGAAATATCTGCGTTCGCGCATCTATGCGATGAAATTGAAGGAGCAGAACGAGAAGCTTGCCGAAGTGAATAAAACGAAAAAAAACATTAACTTTGGAAGTCAGATACGCTCCTATGTTTTGCATCCCTATAAAATGGTAAAGGATCATCGCACGGATTTGGAGACCGGCAATGTCAATCAGGTGCTCGATGGGGATATTGACCGTTTTATCGAGGGATATCTGATCCAGAATTGA
- the mocA gene encoding molybdenum cofactor cytidylyltransferase: MNRPARVAGVVLAAGTGSRMNRAKQLLPFRGKTILECVVDTALASSLSQVVVILGHQARSILSLLQGRDLKTVINYDYEDGQSTSLKAGLQALTPDTEAVLFLLGDQPLISPELIDAILAVYHRSPAPIVIPVFAGVRGNPALFARQTFPKIAELTGDCGARAIFAEYADQILETPVSDRAIHLDIDTEEDYQNLLRLETQVSPTLTINSGSDIPR, encoded by the coding sequence ATGAATCGTCCTGCGCGCGTTGCCGGGGTGGTCCTTGCTGCCGGAACAGGTTCCCGGATGAACAGGGCGAAGCAACTCCTCCCCTTTCGGGGAAAAACCATCCTGGAATGTGTTGTGGACACCGCCCTTGCGTCGTCGCTCAGCCAGGTAGTAGTGATCCTCGGTCACCAGGCGCGGAGCATCCTCTCTTTGCTGCAGGGGCGGGATTTGAAGACTGTTATAAATTACGACTACGAAGACGGTCAGAGCACTTCTCTCAAGGCTGGTTTGCAGGCGCTGACACCGGATACAGAGGCGGTATTATTCCTGCTCGGAGATCAGCCGCTCATCAGTCCGGAATTAATAGACGCCATCTTGGCAGTCTATCATCGGTCGCCAGCTCCCATTGTTATCCCGGTATTTGCAGGAGTGCGCGGCAATCCCGCCCTCTTTGCCCGGCAGACCTTCCCCAAAATAGCAGAGCTGACCGGTGATTGCGGCGCCAGAGCCATCTTCGCGGAGTATGCCGATCAGATACTGGAGACGCCTGTTAGCGATCGCGCCATCCATTTAGACATTGACACCGAGGAAGATTACCAGAATCTCCTCAGGCTTGAGACGCAGGTCTCGCCAACTTTAACAATCAATTCTGGATCAGATATCCCTCGATAA